ACATGCTCGCGGTCCTGGACGCCGAGCCTGTCCTCGTGAACGTCGCCGGGCCGGGCGCCTTCATCCCACGCCCCGAGGCGCGCCCGGTCACCAAGTTCGAGCGCCGCGGCGAAAAGCTCGGCCACTCCATCTTCGACCTCGAATACCGCCCCCTTCCCTAACCCACAGCCTCCCGCTCCCCACCGCAGGAAAGAGAGGAGCCGCTGTCCTGACCCGCCATGAATGCCAGGGAACGGAGGTGCGTGCCGCTGTCGAAGCCGGGGACGTGCTGCGTTCGCACTGGAGGGTGGGATTCTGTACAGCATGTCGAACATTGTCTGGAATACCATACGCGGTGTCGAAGCCACCGCCGTGATCGAGCGGTAGAGTAGCAGTGCAGGCGGGCACGAAACCGCTGGCACAGACAGCATGCCACCGCACAACGAGAGGCAACGGAGCCAAGCGTGGACCCCGCAACGACGATGGATGAACACCACACCCAGCACCCGCCCGCGATCGACGCATCGGAGAACGTCCCCGATGTCCCAGCCCCGGTCGTCGAGGGCCGTGACGTGCGGGTCGAGACCGATTCGCTGGGCGCCCGCGACATCCCCGCCGACGCCTATTGGGGTGTTCACACCTCCCGGGCGCTCGAGAATTTCCCGATCGCCAAGCGCCCGATCTCCGTGTACCCCGACCTCATCGTGGCCCTCGCGAGCGTCAAGCAGGCCGCCGCGCGCGCCAACCTCGAGATCGGTGTGCTGGACGCGCACAAGGCCGGCCTCATCGACCGCGCCTGCCAGCTGATCATCGACGGCCGGTTCCACGATCAGTTCGTGGTGGGCGTCATGCAAGGCGGGGCGGGCACCTCGACGAACATGAACGCCAATGAGGTCATCGCCAACATCGCCCTGGAACTCGACGGCCACGCCAAGGCCGAGTACCAGCGTCTCAGCCCGATCGACGATGTCAACCGCAGCCAGAGCACCAATGACACCTACCCGACGGCGATCAAGATCGGACTGACCTTCGCGCTCGGCCATCTCCTGGACGAGCTGGCGCTGCTCCGCGACTCATTCGCGAGCAAAGGTGCGGAGTTCCGGCACATTCTCAAGGTCGGCCGGACGCAGCTCCAGGATGCCGTGCCGATGGCGCTCGGCCAGGAGTTCAGCGGTTTCGCCACCACGCTCACCGAGGACCACGCCCGCCTCACAGAGACGAAGTCCCTCCTCGCCGAGATCAACCTTGGCGCCACAGCGATCGGCACCGGGATCACCGCGGACGCCGGCTATGCCGCTGCGGCGGTCAAACACCTCAACCTCATCACCGGCCTCAGCCTCGAGACCGCCCCCGACCTCATCGAATCGACCAGCGACGCGGGCGCTTTCATGTCGTTCTCCGGATCGCTGAAGCGCAGCGCGATCAAACTCTCGAAGATCTGCAACGACCTGCGCCTGCTCTCCTCCGGACCGCAGGCCGGACTCGGCGAGATCAACCTCCCGCCGCGTCAGGCCGGTTCGAGCATCATGCCGGGCAAAGTCAACCCCGTCATCCCCGAGGTCGTCAACCAGGTCGCCTTCTCGGTGGCCGGGGCTGACGTCACCGTCACGATGGCGGCGGAGGGCGGCCAGCTCCAGCTGAACGCCTTCGAGCCGGTGATCGCCCATTCGCTGCTCCAGAGCATCACCTGGATGGCTCAGGCGTTCCACACTCTCCGCGTCAACTGCGTGGACGGCATCACTGCCAATGAGGAGCGACTCGGCGGGATGGTCGGTTCCTCGGTCGGCGTCATCACCGCGCTCACTCCGCACATCGGCTACGCGGCCGCGGCCGCGCTCGCGAAATCGGCGCTGCTGACCGGCCGGAACGTGGCCGACCTCGTGGTCGAGGCGAACCTCATGAGCCGTGTGGAGGTCATGCGCCTGCTGTCCCCGGCGCGCCTGTCGGGGCTGGAAGCGATCACGACAGCCA
Above is a genomic segment from Leifsonia xyli subsp. xyli str. CTCB07 containing:
- a CDS encoding aspartate ammonia-lyase, translated to MDEHHTQHPPAIDASENVPDVPAPVVEGRDVRVETDSLGARDIPADAYWGVHTSRALENFPIAKRPISVYPDLIVALASVKQAAARANLEIGVLDAHKAGLIDRACQLIIDGRFHDQFVVGVMQGGAGTSTNMNANEVIANIALELDGHAKAEYQRLSPIDDVNRSQSTNDTYPTAIKIGLTFALGHLLDELALLRDSFASKGAEFRHILKVGRTQLQDAVPMALGQEFSGFATTLTEDHARLTETKSLLAEINLGATAIGTGITADAGYAAAAVKHLNLITGLSLETAPDLIESTSDAGAFMSFSGSLKRSAIKLSKICNDLRLLSSGPQAGLGEINLPPRQAGSSIMPGKVNPVIPEVVNQVAFSVAGADVTVTMAAEGGQLQLNAFEPVIAHSLLQSITWMAQAFHTLRVNCVDGITANEERLGGMVGSSVGVITALTPHIGYAAAAALAKSALLTGRNVADLVVEANLMSRVEVMRLLSPARLSGLEAITTAIPVIDQQA